The Sylvia atricapilla isolate bSylAtr1 unplaced genomic scaffold, bSylAtr1.pri scaffold_72_arrow_ctg1, whole genome shotgun sequence sequence AACTGAGAGTGCCTGGCAATGCCTATGGGAATGTTCAGGGAAACTGGGATGTACTGGGAGTGTCTGAGACCATGCAGGTGGTGACTGGGACCACACCGGAAGCCACTGGGAAGGTACTGGGGGTGTGTGgatcccctcccctcccctccatttttggggctcccagccccacttTTGCGCTGCCTGCGCTCATTTCTTGGGCTGCCCCCACGTGGGCGTGGCCATCGCTCGAAGGCTCAGGGCGGGGCCACGCCCCCTGAGCCAGATTGGGCCGCCCTGTTCCTGGAGCTCTCGCAAGAGTTGGCGGCGCGGGCGTCAGGAGCCACCGCCGCTCCCTCAGCGCAGCACAGCTCGGTCCTTCCCTGAGCCCTTCCcgctccctcagcccttcctgctccctGAGCCCTTCCCGCTCCCTGAGCCCTTCCCGCTCCGAGCCCTTCccgctccctcagcctttcctgctCCCTGAGCTTTTCCCGCTTCCttggggctctgctgggagagacTAGGACAATACTAGGGGCAGCTGGAGAACTGGGAACACACTGGATGAAAGTGGGAGCAACTGGGACTATACTGGGGACAAATGGCATTATAATACAGAACGATTGGGAGTGACTGGGCTAATACTGGGAGCAACAGGGATTCTACAGGCAGTGAGGGGAAAGTGACCAGGATCATACTGGGAGGCACTGGGCTCATACTCGGACTGCCGAGGAAACTGGAACCACACGGGAGGACAACTGGGCtcatcctgggagcagccagtgctggaaCCAGGACCTCAAACCCCTTTCCCGGCCATCCCGCCCCTCCAGCCCCGCACCCCCCAATGGGGTCCCAGCGATCCCAGGGGTCCTCCCATCTCGGGGTCCTCACTTTGGCCTTCTGGGGCTCTCCTGTCTCTGGGGTCCCACTCAGGGGGTCCCCAAAGCCCTGCTCTCTCCCGGGCTCCCCAAACCCGCTGTTCCCCCGCCAGGGCTCTGCCGACACCAGGACTCCCCAAAAACACATCCTGGGGACCCCCCCATGTCCCCCTGAGGGGCATCTGCGGCTCGGCTTTGCAGCTCTGAAAGCTCCAAACATCCCctcagaaaaccccaaacccagggaCCCCCGGGATATTTGGGGCGAGCTCCCCCTCCCCGGGCACCTGCGGGATCGGGGCCGATGGTCCCGGAGGACTGCGGGTTCAGGGAGCGCTGGAGATACACggtccctcctgtgctcttcttcctcctgcttcctgctgctgctctgcctcttcctccctcctaCTCCTCCTTGTTCCCTGTTCTGAACCCCTCACATCCCGCGGGAGGGGCGGGGATGGAGCCGGGAAAGGTCAGAACAGAGAGAGGGATGAGGGGGATGGTAGGAGTGGGAGTgactgggctgtactgggatcACATTCTGTGATATAATAACACAGCACGATgtcacagcctgctctgcaaTGTCACACGCTCCCCTCTATAATGCTGTGGCTGCTCGATGACCTCACACAACAAACTCTGTGATGTCATAGCCCTGTCTATGACTTCAGAGAACCCCctctgtgctgtcacacagccTCTTTGTGAcatcacagctgctctgtgcctctaTGACACAcccacagaggtgctgctgtgacacagccccctctgggacagcacacagcccctgccagtgctgagctcctgtgagctctgtctgtgccctgctcGTGTCCCTGAggtgccctggcagtgccccagccctgctgggctgtgcacaggagctggtcaacaggagaaatgtctttttgaagctcttcttgatggccaggagctgcctctgtgccatgagcccagcccagctcagcagcacagacacagcacaaggacttGAATGACCCTCTCAGGGCTTTGGTGCTGTTTGCATCAGACTCAGTCCTTCAGAGTGTGCTCAAAAACTTTTCAAAAACTCAAAGtgcaaaaaaaccactgaagtTTCTTGCAGTGAAAATGAATCCTACAAAGGGGCAGGACTGAGAAGGTGTCCCCAGGTTCCAGGTGGAGCAGAacactgcaggcagtgatgacAGGCGGGGACAAACAATGCAAAGGTGTCTCTGATGCTGAGCAgacctggatgtgtttaaggaATGCAAAAGGCCAAGGCCTGAGCCCCAGACCCTGCCAAGGCACATCCTGTCCCTCCCTCCTTGCTCAGGGCTCTTCCTGGGCCACTGGGATGTGGGGATGTGCAATGCCAAGGGCAGCACCatggggcagcccctgccaggctgctgagcagggacaaggaggCAAAGaggccccagggctgcaagGGTTACTTGTCTCCTCCTCATGGCTCAGGCCCAGGCCCAGCAGCCATGGCCAAAGGGCTGCAGCAGTTGGCTGTGTCAGGgccttgcagctgctgcccatccctgtgccctgtgcagcccaggctgtcctACGGTGTCCAtgccctgtgcctctgtccctgcaggctgtggtcaCCCCCTGGCTGCCCCACCTGGCTGGGCCCttcctctgctgacagctctgcgTCCTGCCTGCCTCTACCTGGGCACACggccagcctggggctgctcagggggTTTTCTGTGCTGGGCATTGGCCTGGGCGTGTTCTGGAGAGAGCCTGGGCAAGGAGGCTGGAgcccccaggccctgccctgaggcgtcagcgctgccccagcagtgcccatggcctgtccctgctgcagccccggcactgccacccccagccctgtgcccggCCCCGAGAGCACTCAGGCCCTACAGCAacaccagggccaggagggcagcggggcagggccacgggagcagcactgccaacaccaaaggctgctgctcctggccacagctgctgtgccagccctgatctgccccagctctgcacacagacactgctgctgcagctgcagagaagggaacaaaaggggcatctctgcagaaaacttgGCTGGCAGATCCTTGTGTTCCTTTGAAGCCACAAAGAGTGCAGCCCCTCCTTGACACAATCTGTGGTCACAGGGAAGGTGGAAAGCAACAAACTGAGAAATGCCACAAACAATGACATTTATTTGTGGACAAGAATAAAGGAGtaaaacaaagataaataatcttcaaaatgaaaacaacaagAAGTATCAAAGGAGACTTTTATTACAAGTGATTTGCAGAAATTGCCTAGCAGGTTTAATGTTCCTAAATACATTCAGTCATCAGTGTCCACACTGCAGCCTTGAGCTCCTGGTTCCTCAGGCTGTAGATGAGGGggttcagggctggaggcaccacCGAGTATAGAACTGACAGGGCcagatccagggatggggaggagatggaCGGAGGCTTCAGctgagcaaacactgcagtgctgaTGAACAGAGAGACCACAGCAAGGTGAAggaggcaggtggaaaaggaTTTTTGCCGTCCCTGCTCAGACGGGATCCTCAGCACAACCCTGAAGATGTGCAcataggagaaaacaatgaacacaaaatATCCAAGTGCTAAACAGGCACTAAGAGCAAGAAGCCCAAGCTTCCTAAGTTTGGAGTGTGAGCAGGAGAGCTTGAGGATCTGGGGgatttcacagaagaactggCCCAAGGCATTGCCATGGCACAGAGGCAGGGAAAATGTATTGGCCATGAGCATGAGAGCATTGAGAAAggcactggcccaggcagctgctgccatgtgggcacaagctctgctgcccaggagggtcccGTAGTGCAGGGGTTTGCAGATGGACACGTAGCGGTCGTAGCACATGATGGTCAGGAGAGAAAACTCTGATCCAATgaagaacacaaagaaaaagagctgagcagcacatcctgcataGGAGATGttcctggtgtcccagagggaattgtgcatggctttggggacagtggtgcaGATGCAGCCCAGGTCGCTGAGGGCCAggttgagcaggaagaagaacatggggctgtgcaggtggtggccGCAGGCGACGGCAGCGATGACGAGGCTGTttcccaggagggcagccagggagatgcccaggaagaggcagaagtgcaggagctgcagctgccgcctgtctgccagtgccagcaggaggaagtggctgatggagctgctgttggacattTGCAGTGTCTTGGCATGGGGATCTGTAAAAACAGTAATCATGGAATAGTTCAGTTTGGAGAGGACTTTCAATATGCCAGCACAGCTTGGTGGCACTTTCcccccactgcctgcccagggctctgctgcctggagctgtccctgcctgcagctgcttccctgtgcccagggctgggccctgccagtgctgccagagcccagcccagccctgggggctcagctctgccctgcagacccttcccagctcaggcactgcccaggggcagctctggctctgcaggctctgatgGCAACGTCACAGCAAACCTGAGGAGGATGGAAATGCAAACACTGATGCTGCCTGCAAGGGACCCTCTGCTGATTTCTGTCACTGCCTGATTTCATAAGGTGTGAGAGacaattgttttatttttttaagccttAACTGAAACATGAATATCTATGTGCAATTTCCCATCCAGGCAACACAAAGTAGTAGATTAAAAAAGCAGGATTTCACCATTGATGCATCCCCTGCCTTGCTGTGTACCCTGGATAATCTACTTGGAAATATTCTGGAGATAAATGTCATGCTGGGAGCAGTCCTGAACAATGCAGCATCCTCACCACACAAGGAGAACACTTCCAAGCCATACCAGCTGTCTCCTTCCACCCAGATCTtgtcccccagtgctgggag is a genomic window containing:
- the LOC136375012 gene encoding olfactory receptor 14J1-like, with product MSNSSSISHFLLLALADRRQLQLLHFCLFLGISLAALLGNSLVIAAVACGHHLHSPMFFFLLNLALSDLGCICTTVPKAMHNSLWDTRNISYAGCAAQLFFFVFFIGSEFSLLTIMCYDRYVSICKPLHYGTLLGSRACAHMAAAAWASAFLNALMLMANTFSLPLCHGNALGQFFCEIPQILKLSCSHSKLRKLGLLALSACLALGYFVFIVFSYVHIFRVVLRIPSEQGRQKSFSTCLLHLAVVSLFISTAVFAQLKPPSISSPSLDLALSVLYSVVPPALNPLIYSLRNQELKAAVWTLMTECI